A single window of Dehalococcoidia bacterium DNA harbors:
- a CDS encoding dienelactone hydrolase family protein, which produces MNPLDSLNVYQRYVVEEFADEYKEHDLSRRDLLRKVLYVTGSIPLTASVLLALGCGDSADEPAPTATREPPSPTPPPATGPGVTVQPSDGAIQVREVSYRGPASEIKAYLARPATGTAFPAIVIIHENRGLNEHIRDIARRYAKEGFVGLAVDLLSRQGGTPTDAAQAPGLLTNTRPEDLVADLVASVEYLKQQPFVRAGALGVTGFCFGGGYAFELAVASKDIKAAVPYYGTAQRVLDRLGETNAAMLVIYGGNDTRITSQAPQVEERLRAANKTFQIKVYDGANHAFFNDTGGSYNEAAAKDAWQITLAWFRQHLRG; this is translated from the coding sequence CGAGTACAAAGAGCATGATCTGTCCCGGCGTGATCTGCTGCGCAAGGTGCTCTACGTCACGGGGAGCATCCCGCTGACGGCGAGTGTGCTCCTTGCCCTCGGCTGTGGCGACTCCGCGGACGAGCCAGCGCCGACCGCGACGCGAGAGCCGCCCTCGCCCACACCGCCGCCAGCGACTGGCCCCGGTGTCACCGTGCAGCCTTCGGACGGCGCAATCCAGGTGCGCGAGGTGAGCTATCGTGGTCCTGCCTCGGAGATCAAGGCTTACCTCGCACGGCCGGCCACCGGCACTGCGTTCCCCGCCATCGTGATCATCCACGAGAACCGGGGCCTGAACGAGCACATCCGTGACATCGCTCGGCGCTACGCGAAGGAGGGCTTCGTGGGGCTGGCCGTCGACTTGCTGTCGCGCCAGGGCGGGACGCCGACGGACGCGGCCCAGGCGCCGGGGCTGCTTACGAACACCCGCCCGGAGGACCTCGTCGCGGACCTCGTGGCGAGCGTGGAGTACCTCAAGCAGCAGCCGTTCGTGCGCGCGGGTGCGCTCGGCGTTACGGGCTTCTGCTTTGGAGGAGGCTACGCCTTCGAGCTGGCTGTCGCCAGCAAGGACATCAAGGCAGCCGTGCCGTATTACGGTACGGCGCAGCGCGTGCTCGACCGCCTGGGTGAGACGAACGCCGCTATGCTCGTGATCTACGGGGGCAACGACACGCGCATCACGAGCCAGGCGCCGCAGGTCGAGGAACGGCTGCGCGCCGCCAACAAGACCTTCCAGATCAAGGTCTACGATGGCGCCAACCACGCCTTCTTCAACGACACGGGCGGAAGCTACAACGAAGCCGCCGCGAAGGACGCCTGGCAGATAACGCTCGCCTGGTTCCGCCAGCACCTGCGCGGGTGA